From a region of the Dehalococcoidia bacterium genome:
- the der gene encoding ribosome biogenesis GTPase Der, translating into MTKPIIAIVGRPNVGKSTLFNRLAGKRLAVVEDLPGTTRDRLYSDIIWRDQAFTLVDTGGLELDPSSDMSDRVRNQVEIAVAEADAIIMLVDAKNGVTIPDKEIAERLRRSEKPVVLAVNKCDNEQRSRQAFEFHEMPLNDPITISAYHDINIDILMDRVTASLPPSPASPYDADMMTISILGRPNVGKSMLLNTLLGQDRMIVSDVPGTTRDSVDTIVERDGRRALFIDTAGIRRRGRIAQGIETYSVMRALRSIERADVCLLVLDVADMVKEQDAHVGGYIREAFKGILIVVNKWDLADNLGSTKKDCLLEVQKNLRFLHYAPVLFVSAKTGFGVEHILPKAEEISRGRTRRIDPNELKEVIARAVESHPPMTKKNFYFKKVIQADVIPPTFVFAVSNPAFVHFSYRRYLENSLRDAFGFAGSPLRLVFKKKISDWQPGQKDSVEE; encoded by the coding sequence GTGACTAAACCCATCATCGCCATCGTCGGCAGACCGAACGTGGGGAAATCCACCCTTTTCAATCGGCTCGCGGGCAAGCGCCTGGCCGTGGTCGAGGACCTTCCGGGGACCACACGCGATCGGCTTTATTCGGATATCATCTGGAGAGATCAGGCTTTTACTCTCGTCGATACGGGCGGATTGGAGTTGGACCCCAGCTCAGATATGAGCGACAGGGTCAGGAATCAGGTTGAAATTGCCGTCGCGGAAGCCGATGCCATCATCATGCTGGTGGATGCCAAGAATGGGGTCACCATACCGGATAAGGAAATTGCGGAAAGGCTGAGGCGATCGGAGAAACCGGTGGTTCTGGCGGTCAACAAGTGCGATAACGAGCAACGCTCCAGGCAGGCATTCGAGTTCCACGAGATGCCTTTAAATGATCCGATTACGATCAGTGCTTATCACGATATAAACATAGATATACTGATGGACAGAGTCACCGCCAGTCTCCCCCCTTCTCCGGCTTCTCCTTATGACGCCGATATGATGACGATCTCCATTCTCGGCCGACCCAATGTGGGGAAATCGATGCTCCTCAATACGCTGCTGGGGCAGGACCGGATGATCGTCAGCGATGTGCCGGGGACTACTCGTGATTCTGTGGATACCATAGTGGAACGGGACGGTCGACGCGCTCTTTTCATCGATACGGCAGGTATTCGAAGGCGGGGCCGGATCGCGCAGGGAATAGAGACTTACAGCGTGATGCGGGCGCTGAGATCGATTGAACGGGCGGATGTGTGCCTGCTGGTTCTCGATGTTGCTGACATGGTGAAAGAGCAGGATGCCCATGTTGGCGGATATATCCGGGAAGCCTTCAAGGGGATACTCATCGTAGTCAACAAATGGGATCTGGCCGATAATCTGGGCTCGACGAAGAAGGATTGCCTCCTGGAAGTGCAAAAGAACCTCCGGTTTCTGCACTATGCCCCGGTGCTTTTTGTCTCGGCCAAAACAGGATTCGGAGTGGAGCATATCCTGCCCAAAGCCGAGGAGATCAGCCGGGGGAGAACCAGGCGTATCGATCCCAATGAGCTGAAAGAGGTCATTGCCCGCGCGGTGGAGAGTCATCCCCCGATGACGAAAAAGAACTTCTATTTCAAAAAGGTAATCCAGGCGGATGTAATTCCTCCCACGTTTGTCTTTGCCGTCAGCAACCCGGCTTTTGTTCACTTTTCCTATCGACGGTATCTGGAGAACAGCCTGCGCGATGCCTTTGGTTTTGCCGGGAGTCCTCTGAGGCTGGTGTTTAAGAAAAAGATATCGGATTGGCAACCGGGCCAGAAAGACTCTGTCGAGGAATAA